The genomic stretch ctgttgattctttctatggtcctttttgtttctacttggttgatttcagctctgagtttgattatttcctgccttctactcctcctgggtgtatttgcttctttttgttctagagcttttaggtgtgctgtcaagctgctgacatatgctctttcctgtttctttctgcaggcactcagcgctatgagttttcctcttagcacagctttcattgtgtcccataagtttgagtatgttgtatcttcattttcattaaattctaaaaagtttttaatttctttctttatttcttccttgaccaggttatcattgagtagagcattgttcaatttccacgtatatgtgggcattcttcccttattgttattgaagaccagttttaggccgtggtggtccgatagcacgcatgggattatttctatctttctgtacctgttgaggcccgttttttgaccaattatatggtcaattttggagaaagtaccatgaggagctgagaagaaggtatatccttttgctttaggatagaatgttctataaatatccgttaagtccatttggctcatgacttctcttagtctgtctacatcactgtttaatttctgtttccatgatctgtccattgatgagagtggggtgttgaaatctcccactattattgtgtgaggtgcaatgtgtgttttgagctttagtaaggtttcttttacatatgtaggtgcccttgtatttggggcatagatatttaggattgagagttcatcttggttgatttttcctttgatgaatatgaagtgtccttccttatcttttttgatgacttttagttggaaattgattttatttgatattagaatggctactccagcttgcttcttctgaccatttgcttggaaagttgttttccagcctttcactctgaggtagtgtctgtctttgtctctgaggtgtgtttcctgtaggcagcagaatgcagggacctcgttgcgtatccagtttgttaatctctgtctttttattggggagttgaggccattgatattgagagatattaaggaatagtgattattgcttcccgttatattcatatttgatgtgaggttatgtttgtgtgctttcattctctttgttttgttgccaagacgattagtttcttgcttcttctagggtatagcttgcctccttatgttgggctttaccatttattatcctttgtagtgctggatttgtagaaagatattgtgtaaatttggttttgtcatggaatatcttggtttctccatcaatgttaattgagagttttgctggatacagtaatctgggctggcatttgtgttctcttagggtctgtataacatcagtccaggatcttctggccttcatagtttctggcgagaagtctggtgtgattctgataggtctccctttatatgttacttgacctttttcccttactgcttttaatattctttctttattttgtgcgtttggtgttttgacaattatgtgacgggaggtgtttcttttctggtccaatctatttggagttctgtaggcttcctgtatgtctatgggtatctctttttttaggttagggaagttttcttctatgattttgttgaagatatttactggtcctttgagctgggagtcttcactctcttctatacctattatccttaggtttgatcttctcattgagtcctggatttcctgtatgttttggaccagtagttttttccgctttacattatctttgacagttgagtcaatgatttctatggaatcttctgctcctgagattctctcttccatctcttgtattctgttggtgaagcttgtatctacagctccttgtctcttcttttggttttctatatccagggttgtttccatgtgttctttcttgattgcttctatttccatttttaattccttcaactgtttgattgtgttttcctggaattctttcagggatttttgcgattcctctctgtaggcttttccttgtttattaatgttttcctgtgcttccctaagtgtgttcaggtctttcctgaagtcctccagcatcatgatcaaatatgattttgaaactagatcttgcttttctggtgtgtttggatattccgtgtttgttttggtgggagaattgggctccgatgatggcatgcagtcttggtttctgttgcttgggttcctgcgcttgcctctcgccatcagattatctctagtgttactttgttctgctatttctgacagtggctagactgtcctataagcctgtgtgtcaggagtgctgtagacctgttttcctctctttcagtcagttatggggacagagtgttctgctttcgcgcgtgtagtttttcctctctacaggtcttcagctgttcctgtgggcctgtgtcttgagttcaccaggcagctttcttgcagcagaaaatttggtcttacctgtggtcccgaggctcaggtttgctcgtggggtgctgtccaggggctctctgcagcggcagcaaccaggaagacctgtgccgccccttccgggagcttcagtgcaccagggttccagatggtctttggctttttcctctggcgtccgagatgtgtgtgcagggagcagtctcttctggtttcccaggcctgtctgcctctctgaaggtttagctctccctcccacgggatttgggtgcagagaactgtttatccggtctgtttccttcagggtccggcggtgtctccggcaggggtcctgccgctcctgggccctcccccacgggagcccagagtccttatacagtttcctcttgggccagggatgtgggcaggggtgagcagtgttggtggtctcttccgctctgcagcctcaggagtgcccacctgaccagtcggttgggtctctctctcaccgggtctgggagcagagagctgctgcgggccgggatccgcgggtcgacatggacattttaagtgatatcattgttgctaactctgtgggcacggcaaaatctccagcaagcctcacagtaatgtgggctgccaatctgggacccagacttataccagtgcaaaccaagaacagggcaacggcaagagacctcatcgggttgcaggaagaaaggagacgtCCATATGTCAAAAaggataaagccaatgacaagtactaatttgacatttgcacttgttCTTGTcccggaaaggtgcttcctacataagaagtcacatgaccacagagtgtcatatgtcaaagaaccaagaacttgttcaaaactctacataggatccaatctatcacatggataggCAATAATGAGGTATGCTATTCATCTGTCActatttctagactgcagcttcaaaaagagcagcaatatatacttgcaaaataattcagtttctgaaaagtgtttaacttcccagaatacttgtgcttaggcagagcaatgaacaattccattacatgaggtggttggctggttgtgagtgtaattAGAAAGGATGTAggaggaagcaaagatgtatcaaattggcaaattttatcagatattgttaagctaacacagctgttCATCCCTACCTGATGATGCTGGGTATGGAcattgctggtctttatctttcttgttgaagtcaaccaaatatttctggttcagtgcacactcaagatgtccctccttgctctcctgcttccgtgggaccaacttcttcctccatgtgttctccatcaggagctggctgagcaggtttctggaaatacagtctgcatagtaagatcatgctggccctttctcccattcctactcccaagtcccactaactccaccaggtcccagatacccatgaagacttaataaaatacatctcgatacacataatgctgctgcacaaatcacaaagagttaattttgggaagaataaattgtttgtttggcccaagcaccaattagtgtccacacctctgagaaagaacatggatctacatctatccatgaaagcccaatgcatgggggcaacatcaattagtagtgggcaaacaccctcaaaggaggtcagtagaaccaagagaaggtcatgctaaccatgtggtctacACACTGAATTTTGTgaaacctggtatgacaccataggtccaggtcagcctaataacctgctgacttcaatcagtgctgttctctctagagccttctgaagatgcctagacaaacctgggatgaggaacagtcttttatggaactgaaaactgagtcctaatgaccctggcacactgatgtgtaacagcacaagagatagaatcatagctgaagactgtccaatccagaacaaagaaatcagaaatggccattccacaggtgataggctttctgaccaggacttacctagagaaggtaatctccttcttcagcttctggttgttctcatggatcacagtgttctccatctctaagttgtgcagaattgacatgaccgcctcctccattctctccaggtcttcataatatggatttggcctgaagtgtggcctggccccaaatgatagaatactatgaacatcagcattttggaatatatgaactcagggtgggtcctgtactaccccagtcctggaaggacaccttctgaattctacatattgggatcttcttcagcttcagaaacgtgtttttctgagtccaggacaccagaagcttggcatccagatggagggttccctggctccctttgttcaatcaagaggaaatctgcagtcaatccagttaagctatcaagagcctaggccacacctctccatgctccccgaCCCCAACACACCCaaaacctgtgatttcttttttcctgttttgataaTAGAACATATATCaccacaaaattataatctgcacaaataatacaaatatacagacaaacgtgtccacataggcaaagaactgtgctgttgacagtggggctcccagaacaaagcattcacatcgcCATGAAAGTGTTagaggtaaatactcaggccaagacatagacccctagattccagtgtggagggaaatataaacatataaaagttgtccatatgcatttggatgtatgcacacacagactcacagactgagacatccccacaaaaaagagaaatgtaaacagagtcatagaaagagaaagagaaatatggaaacagagagtactgtgagaaccaggagaaatgcatgcaccattgctgtctcagagggcaagacacacagacaagaacaaacaggcctgagcctgagactttctagtcaagcattgagatgaacagtgtgggaccaggcccctcaggctgctgcctggatcttccagcactcagtcccctgcctagcaagtacagagactcaccataaactcactgcaattacaatcttgcaaagccaccagctgtcaagggctttgcaaatgcacactagacactcactctccctgactttatccccgaattcttcattcagaccacaagttctgcttatcaataaatggaagcagatgagtccattttccatctcgctcctcaggaagggtcagatTCTGAATCTCCTCtttatgggaggtgaggtttagcacagggtggatagggaggcacagctttcttgaacccaaaaccttaataggagaAGATGAAGGTGatcttgcagacccaggaatgaaacaagagcatttggagcgattcatacatgttgttcttggatctctctgtcaggaacctcaggcgatctctcaggtcatttctctcctcggtaatgagctgcagctcttcaatcagcctctccttttccttcttggcctgcttctcccTTAGGTCAGTGctaggggatgatgtttctctcccagcgtctgtaggtagaagaacacaagtgaacctgcatggggagaatgcatagagtgtacatagaccacagttaggcctaaacaggagaacaagcctggaacccagtgtcacttctagtcgattggtctatgcttaagaggcctcctcagtggatctcagttctcccactactctacagagaccaagagatgtaagcagccaggtatgccctatgccggacatcacgtgcttacatgtaccacggagatggcttctccaggattattatcagctgaacagggtacaacttggtttcaggaccctcacccctgtggtttcagaactcagatgataacatcaccatccacaaaacttgaatgattggagactctcagatgtcctaccctgatactctaggccaacaactttggatttaaaaagcatttccagggaggacatggtcaacagacatATCAAGGCCCCTATTTGATACGCCAAACGCCCCAGAAATgagaataggttacaggctgaatcttggtctacccgttccaaatagttttggtattttagaaaaatgtaacacacaacctcaaatatataaagctaacgatgacccttccagttagaagaaatcagaggaggtctaagcacataaggttattgcctggagcacaattctctccctgttcctactgtcagatatccactgtatttaaagaagcaatgatagtgaagtacattgcttccctgtctaaactcagaaaaggtggactctccatgactcctgatggtgttattatatcaatgtaacataacaaatgaactgaaaagtaaaggccagaagttcacagtataatagcattggccttaccttatcctcccagtggggatggggaaactaaaggtctgaaatccttgactttaagaattgtaatattcatggaaattcaattccttttcagatgctccagttgttgtggcccattgctagaaaggtcagcttaagcctccagctcccctgacaggaagctcaaaatatactgcccatgGCTTACTTgacattccccagaagtcctgTCTTTGTCcttcattactttgagacgaaaggccagactccttcattctagtctctccagaatcgacgatccccctcccaaaacgcttcctaagacgggaaaacatgtcttaggttgtaaccgccagactcagtatgagagaaactagggcactggttgtcactacaacactggtgacatcacagaggatgccaagaactctctaggagataatagaatgtccaagaagggacagctgatgtcatggggagcagattTTGTTTCCTGATAAtaatctccctgtactgagcataagctgaggggCCCTTTCCAGGAGGCTTTCCCAGGGCTGAGCCACTGGGAATCTCCTCCTTctaaagccaaattttcctcacggcttgattataaaacaaccttagtaattcctatgcatctaaatgaatgtttccttccatatcttgccccaaaatgtctcatcccaactcaaattgtcctcattcaccaatgttagccattaaaacttactgagatttcacaccagtttgaatatgcactcaAAAGTTCTCTTGATtcattatgtacaggtggtttatatcacatcaagaaatagtctgcatggtaggttataacatgggtgtgtgttaggggaacactcatgaagtcatgtgcttagcaattgacaattgccaATAAATTcctaggagaaagagttgaagtctttatggtgctaggaaaagtgtggagaccagttggcagaggaaagtgcaatattggagccaccagtgaacggaacctcatgctgcttgtggggttctccactctgcaccaatgtcgccaaaagagcactgctcacaggcctgagtaagatgtaccatgagcttctatcagaaaaataaaatagtcaagagacatagggggtgcacataaacaactaaaatgaggctataaacatcattaagtggatagagtaaggtcccagcacctgtacactgggaaatggccaccccaccaaacacagaagcatctatcatagtaaagaatgaatactgtatagaatgcacccactaacactgattgatcacatccatagttcaaattttgggagcaaattcatggccccaactctctttctctcaacttatatagcaaaaaataagaaagaaagagaaaagaaaaaatcaaaacaaaaagctcaagcttctctctCATATGAAGATTGCAGAAGTGttatctggtggtcagttctgattgggccattttagatagaacagtgaatagagacccttaatgtgatgggccctatataaagctttttgcaatattggaattttaacaaacctcatccagaacatacagaagaggcaaggatgtgatcaccatgccCTTgttctctatcaggttatttttctgcgtccttgattgtcaggcatataacagcaacaatctgaaatagctggtagacatggaaaatcgtggctaaaactatagttgtgggttgcacacctcaactgtcacaggctaatgctgtcctcacagtccttggaggctactcttgtaagcctatgtattggaaagtggaaggaggtttatctgagctcaaagagAACCTGGCCaaccaggtagagggcaacatgcgatacttgagaccctgtctaaaaccagcgcAGAAACCCactcttcattcaaagcatcatctatgaattctcaattatctaccattctctccctaccagtcgttcagtttggaatggtagaaaaaaatggaactgatctttctattgtaaggaccttgatctctctttccttaggtccacattaagagtatATATAAATGGATATCAcgatctgaacatcttagtattatctactctgtatatctagcataatactgtgcctatgacagtctcaagcttccttgagcattgttgccccagcaagaagtatgaagtactgaggccaatacccagggatcctttcaagggttaaaaagaaagccatcagagatactccactttttgtccttagattaaatcaagctgacacaatgtgaacctggtgggctatttaaccatgcatctttcttccAACCCCCCccattctgagttcagtccatggcagaattcattccccagcatcgtagatatttctttgtatatttccacaagagccaggtttctttctcttttaaatagaattagttgtagtcaatcaactgctgccctatgtaagaaatgattagtatgtattgtaacttaccacactgtatttgtgtatccaCGTACGTtagtggaaatccagcattactgaggaattggaaaccagctctgtggccttgcctttctgtgcctactcctggctcacaggcagcaggggggcagaccttgagttcctcttcaagGACcaagtgatgttgaatgggcactgagcaggcagagaaacacagctgaggcagctcctttcagttatcaaacacatcatctccttccctgcTGAGGTCTTGTCCCCACACCTACCTTAACAGtggcaaatttgttacacagcagccagctctttcctattgtgctgtaatatgcctccacatcatggatgctgaaaacaagctaacacaaaacaaaaaaatctgacactgaactgtgtggtgctggtcacttaccctgttatgttctgtatattatgaggtttgttaatcttaacaagttccccaactataaGCTTCCCATAGGACCCatcagattcaaggaaaataggaacaattatgtgtaaaatgtcctgagtcagggcccatagacatCAACATTTACAGcccttgtgcatgagcccatgtggatcttgcaatgagctgggccatagcaatgtccagtacacagttgtgagctgttgctctggttgaactgtattggtgtgtgcattcaatgaactacacctatttaaatgaattcaatGTTCCTGTGGTTTGAGTCCAGacctcttgacaccaaatcttcccttcagcagcatttaggagaagaagctaaggtcaggagaggtgacatcttgccataagttatgtgataagagggatggtgaaatgatcccttgtgacaagaatcaaggtttcctctgtggtacttaggtctatactggccctgtgcaacagcttcaagaacccatttctgatttcccttgggattcccttgatgatgcactcagacaggattagaaagaaccaaaatggtagtcaaagtacttgatttaaaaaatgtagggaacactgcaaactcatgtttcaggatatttgattacattgtaagccccaagatttgttatttacttaaaagaaaatatatgtctggcggtgtaggtcagcactaacacagacatttaaCTCTAGAACTTGCTGGTTTTTATTGacagagaaactgcatagaattgctatagggacctgtgtcttagttctgtttccctagtatatcctctacatctctcatgatggtgatcctgtttctggctaaatgtatgtctgtttactggggaattgagtttagtgacatgcaaatattatttaaacctatgtattaaattttgtcattttgttaatttttgtggtttttattggcttcttttgattgactgtcgtagttttattaaattatttcctgttttctctagtattttatccttcccttcaaactaaagtattccttttaggatcctctacagagctgtcttaccggttatacatattgtgttaaatttatgtttagtgtgcattagtcagcacagtagctgggcagctgcctgccctccatggtatcagatctactttccaaacaataacgctcaactcttactgactgtgtagcatcttggctgctctttgttgcacttggacagccctcaggaccaggcgctcctctcccttaaccatggctgctgtcctcttcctctctcctctccatcacacacgttcttcctttattctctggcagcttcttcttccttcttccctcctcatgatcctctctagcaaagccctcaaagctcacctcccccatctctctgctgtgcagctgttggctgttggcttctttataatcacagttaactgggagcagggtcagctttTGGGGATTTGCCAGtcttgagttccacaaattagcattaaacacaagaagaattaggccaatccactacagggatttcttttgttttattttggtgtaattattcttttacctttttgctttttattttatttgtggctatattttattaattggttattttatttatttatatttccaatgttgtcccagtttccagactcccctcatcaaatcttacatcccatttctgctcagctttgcctatatgacagtatcccccacccacacatatccattcccacctcacacctctaggacctccttttggtggggcaacaggcctcagcatagtcaatggcctcccaaTACA from Rattus norvegicus strain BN/NHsdMcwi chromosome 19, GRCr8, whole genome shotgun sequence encodes the following:
- the LOC134483126 gene encoding uncharacterized protein LOC134483126 isoform X3; the encoded protein is MKESGLSSQSNEGQRQDFWGMSNAGRETSSPSTDLREKQAKKEKERLIEELQLITEERNDLRDRLRFLTERSKNNMPHFRPNPYYEDLERMEEAVMSILHNLEMENTVIHENNQKLKKEITFSRNLLSQLLMENTWRKKLVPRKQESKEGHLECALNQKYLVDFNKKDKDQQCPYPASSGLRKCKRAGIGHTPGRELPEE
- the LOC134483126 gene encoding uncharacterized protein LOC134483126 isoform X1; protein product: MVAHLPRCCQLGISFKNWSLLQEIACFLSDSQLLPPIFSCYAFTSLHPVPIQHHLVLEEELKVCPPAACEPGVGTERQGHRAGFQFLSNAGFPLTYVDTQIQCDAGRETSSPSTDLREKQAKKEKERLIEELQLITEERNDLRDRLRFLTERSKNNMPHFRPNPYYEDLERMEEAVMSILHNLEMENTVIHENNQKLKKEITFSRNLLSQLLMENTWRKKLVPRKQESKEGHLECALNQKYLVDFNKKDKDQQCPYPASSGLRKCKRAGIGHTPGRELPEE
- the LOC134483126 gene encoding uncharacterized protein LOC134483126 isoform X2 — encoded protein: MFSRLRKRFGRGIVDSGETRMKESGLSSQSNEGQRQDFWGMSNAGRETSSPSTDLREKQAKKEKERLIEELQLITEERNDLRDRLRFLTERSKNNMPHFRPNPYYEDLERMEEAVMSILHNLEMENTVIHENNQKLKKEITFSRNLLSQLLMENTWRKKLVPRKQESKEGHLECALNQKYLVDFNKKDKDQQCPYPASSGLRKCKRAGIGHTPGRELPEE